The proteins below come from a single Caldanaerobius fijiensis DSM 17918 genomic window:
- a CDS encoding phosphate ABC transporter substrate-binding protein, whose translation MKASKKIFAVIAILLIGLLVLAGCRSQNNSSGSSGNSNQKQSQEQSNSKSNSNVSGTLTIAGSTALQPLVEQAANQFMSKNPSAQITVQGGGSGKGLSMVADGSVNIGDSDIFAEEKLDANTAKQLVDHKVAVVGFATVVNPKITVDNLTKQQLIDIFTGKIKNWKEVGGPDQKVVVINRPTSSGTRATFKKYALDGKEEAQGLALTEDSSGAVRKAVADTPGAISYLALSYVDNSVKALKLDGVEPTVENITSGKYPIWSYEHMYTKGEPTGLAKAFLDYMMSSEVTPLVKQMGYIPISDMKVSRDK comes from the coding sequence ATGAAAGCAAGCAAAAAAATATTTGCTGTTATAGCTATCTTATTGATAGGACTCCTGGTACTTGCAGGATGTAGAAGCCAGAACAATTCGTCAGGTTCGTCCGGTAATAGCAACCAAAAGCAATCTCAAGAACAGTCTAATTCTAAATCAAACAGCAATGTTTCAGGTACTTTGACGATAGCAGGCTCTACGGCATTACAACCTTTGGTTGAGCAGGCCGCCAATCAGTTTATGAGCAAGAACCCCAGTGCCCAGATCACCGTACAGGGTGGTGGAAGCGGCAAAGGCCTTTCTATGGTAGCAGACGGTAGTGTTAATATTGGAGATTCTGATATTTTTGCAGAAGAAAAATTAGACGCAAATACAGCAAAGCAGCTGGTTGATCATAAAGTGGCTGTCGTCGGTTTTGCTACCGTAGTAAATCCCAAGATCACTGTTGACAACCTTACAAAACAACAGCTGATCGATATATTCACAGGTAAAATAAAGAACTGGAAAGAAGTTGGAGGACCCGATCAGAAAGTTGTTGTTATAAACAGACCTACCAGCTCGGGAACCAGAGCCACGTTTAAGAAATACGCATTAGACGGTAAAGAAGAAGCACAGGGCCTTGCTTTGACAGAGGATTCTTCAGGTGCAGTGAGAAAGGCTGTAGCAGATACTCCCGGTGCTATAAGTTATCTGGCACTTTCCTATGTAGATAATTCTGTAAAGGCCCTAAAACTCGATGGTGTTGAGCCTACTGTTGAAAATATAACATCAGGTAAATATCCAATCTGGTCATATGAGCACATGTATACAAAAGGCGAACCAACAGGTCTTGCAAAGGCATTTTTGGATTACATGATGAGCAGCGAGGTCACTCCGCTGGTAAAACAGATGGGGTACATTCCTATTTCTGATATGAAGGTATCAAGAGATAAATAA